A part of Methanosphaera cuniculi genomic DNA contains:
- a CDS encoding aldo-keto reductase family protein has protein sequence MTFKEVIFGTSVFTFAQQFGHRSRLYELDFKKQPENVEKLLNYAYDEGNLDTLMLRNSDDLIAGVDLSIKSGHAWSCIGFTSEDNFNSDMELFSKYEMSTVILDGFFVDECIKKGEIDRVVDYLKRLSGEYGYVAGIETRMPFNHLDKIYNSDIFKYIDVIMLPINFYGYMMDCNFLNKENRKLMDELLSLYDEKKVIANRTLAAGVLSPAEAYQFMKDVKYVDAVCVGMSKEAEIDETMKTIYDVMS, from the coding sequence ATGACATTTAAAGAAGTTATTTTTGGAACATCAGTATTTACATTTGCACAACAGTTTGGACACCGTTCACGTCTTTATGAACTTGACTTTAAAAAACAACCTGAAAATGTGGAAAAATTATTAAATTATGCATATGATGAGGGAAATTTAGATACTCTTATGCTTAGAAATTCAGATGATTTAATTGCTGGTGTTGATTTATCAATAAAAAGTGGTCATGCATGGAGTTGTATTGGCTTTACATCTGAGGATAATTTTAATTCTGATATGGAGTTATTTTCAAAATATGAAATGTCAACAGTTATCCTTGATGGATTTTTTGTTGATGAATGTATTAAGAAAGGTGAAATTGATCGTGTTGTAGATTATCTTAAACGTCTTAGTGGTGAGTATGGATATGTTGCTGGTATTGAAACACGTATGCCATTTAATCACCTTGATAAGATTTATAATTCTGATATTTTTAAGTATATAGATGTTATTATGCTTCCAATTAACTTTTATGGTTATATGATGGATTGTAATTTCTTAAATAAGGAAAATCGTAAATTAATGGATGAATTATTATCTCTTTATGATGAAAAAAAAGTTATTGCAAATCGTACACTTGCTGCAGGAGTTTTAAGTCCTGCAGAAGCATACCAGTTTATGAAGGATGTTAAGTATGTTGATGCAGTTTGTGTTGGTATGTCT
- the serA gene encoding phosphoglycerate dehydrogenase gives MQKVLVADKINDQGVEVLEGSAEVVFDPTITPEELLETIDQYTGIIVRSRTKVTRDVIEKAKNLKIIARAGVGVDNIDVQAATDNGILVVNAPQSTSITVAEHAMGLILALSRKIAIADASVKDGKWEKSRFMGMELRNKTLGVIGMGRIGSQVVKRAKAFEMDVIVYDPYITEETADELGVRITTLEDLIENADVMTIHVPLTPETKGLISKEQLNQMKDNAILINCARGGIINEEDLYEVLKERPELKVGLDVYENEPLEDSPLVELDNVVLTPHIAASTKEAQRDAAIIVAKEVKEVLNGNTPSNVLNMPVVDSETFQKLKPYFKLTEKLGQILVQTTSPNVKELKIIYSGKISGRAKEPLTRELLKEFLNPILNEPVNSVNAKSIAKQRGIVITEGEIDKNGKYDATIKIDVITDDDEITIEGTVENDEVCVISIDDYDINLTLEGNMAIIKYIDLPGTIGKIGQILGDYEINIGEMKVGRLSEGGEAVMVVKVDQEIPEEVVEKLEETPDIESVKAIKL, from the coding sequence ATGCAAAAAGTTTTAGTTGCAGATAAAATAAATGATCAAGGAGTAGAAGTACTCGAAGGATCAGCAGAAGTAGTATTTGATCCAACAATAACCCCAGAAGAACTTCTTGAAACAATAGACCAATACACAGGAATAATTGTAAGAAGTAGAACAAAAGTAACACGTGATGTAATAGAAAAAGCAAAAAATCTAAAAATCATCGCACGTGCAGGAGTAGGTGTAGATAACATCGATGTACAAGCAGCAACAGATAATGGAATACTTGTAGTAAACGCACCACAATCCACATCAATCACAGTAGCAGAACATGCAATGGGATTAATCCTAGCATTAAGTCGTAAAATAGCAATAGCTGATGCATCAGTAAAAGATGGAAAATGGGAAAAAAGCCGATTTATGGGAATGGAACTAAGAAACAAAACCCTAGGTGTAATCGGAATGGGAAGAATTGGAAGTCAAGTTGTAAAACGAGCAAAAGCATTTGAAATGGATGTAATCGTATATGACCCATACATAACCGAAGAAACAGCAGACGAATTAGGTGTAAGAATCACAACACTTGAAGACCTAATAGAAAATGCTGATGTAATGACAATCCACGTACCATTAACACCAGAAACCAAAGGATTAATATCAAAAGAACAACTCAACCAAATGAAAGATAATGCAATCCTAATAAACTGTGCAAGAGGAGGAATCATAAACGAAGAAGACCTATATGAAGTACTAAAAGAAAGACCAGAACTTAAAGTAGGACTCGACGTATATGAAAACGAACCACTTGAAGACAGCCCACTAGTAGAATTAGATAACGTAGTATTAACACCACACATCGCAGCATCAACAAAAGAAGCACAACGTGATGCAGCAATTATTGTAGCAAAAGAAGTTAAAGAGGTATTAAATGGAAACACACCAAGTAACGTCCTAAATATGCCTGTGGTGGACTCTGAAACCTTTCAGAAACTAAAACCATACTTCAAATTAACAGAAAAACTTGGTCAAATACTAGTACAAACAACATCTCCAAACGTAAAAGAACTAAAAATCATCTACAGTGGAAAAATCTCAGGAAGAGCAAAAGAACCATTAACACGTGAATTACTAAAAGAATTCCTAAACCCAATACTAAATGAACCAGTAAATTCCGTAAATGCAAAATCTATAGCAAAACAACGTGGAATCGTAATCACAGAAGGTGAAATAGATAAAAACGGAAAATACGATGCAACAATAAAAATAGATGTAATCACAGATGATGATGAAATTACAATTGAAGGAACAGTAGAAAATGATGAAGTATGTGTAATTTCAATAGATGACTATGACATAAACCTAACACTTGAAGGTAACATGGCAATCATCAAATACATCGACTTACCAGGAACAATCGGTAAAATCGGACAAATACTCGGTGATTACGAAATAAACATTGGTGAAATGAAAGTTGGAAGACTCTCAGAAGGCGGAGAAGCTGTAATGGTTGTAAAAGTAGATCAAGAAATACCAGAAGAAGTAGTTGAAAAACTTGAAGAAACACCAGATATTGAAAGTGTAAAAGCAATTAAATTATAG